In Bicyclus anynana unplaced genomic scaffold, ilBicAnyn1.1 scaffold_106, whole genome shotgun sequence, the genomic window GCATGAGGGAGGATTCGGTCAGGGTATGGGGAAAAAGGTATAAAGAAAACACAAATGGTGcagtaacaaaattattttttccagacataataaaagcattcaaaattttaaagaaaatagaacTAACTCCGTTATTGGTACAGATATTTACAGGTCATGGTGGCTTCAGTCAATACTTACATCGTTTTAAATGTAAAGATAGTCCTGTTTGTGACTGCGACGATCAGACGGAACAAACTGTTTCgcatattttaacacaatgcCCTATTTATTGTAAAAGTAGGTACGACACTGAACAATATATAGGTAAACAAATAAGCATCGATAAAATATGCGAAATAGTAGGTAACAGAGACACCAGAGACCCATTTTTAGAATATTGCGCCAAAATTGCTAAATctgtaataaacaaaaacaaaacgacTGAATAAAGGAACGGTCTAATAAAATAACAGTAtccaattataaaatacataacacAAAGATTGGCTAATAAAGATTtatgtttactttatattataagaatatAAGAACTAACATAGGTAAAAATTAGTCAAGAACATAAAGAATTAAATTTACTACATTAGGCAGAATgaccaaatcaaataaaaaaggtCTCCGACCACCGCATCGGAGGTGTGCAgatgattatataaaaaaaaaaaaaaaaaaaaaaaaaacctaacctaacctaacctaacctaacctaacctaacctaacctaacctaacctaacctaacctaacctaacctaacctaacctaacctaacctaacctaacctaacctaacctaacctaacctaacctaacctaacctaacctaacctaacctaacctaacctaacctaacctaacctaacctaacctaacctaacctaacctaacctaacctaacctaacctaacctaacctaacctaacctaacctaacctaacctaacctaacctaacctaacctaacctaacctaacctaacctaacctaacctaacctaacctaacctaacctaacctaacctaacctaacctaacctaacctaacctaacctaacctaacctaacctaacctaacctaacctaacctaacctaacctaacctaacctaacctaacctaacctaacctaacctaacctaacctaacctaacctaacctaacctaacctaacctaacctaacctaacctaacctaacctaacctaacctaacctaacctaacctaacctaacctaacctaacctaacctaacctaacctaacctaacctaacctaacctaacctaacctaacctaacctaacctaacctaacctaacctaacctaacctaacctaacctaacctaacctaacctaacctaacctaacctaacctaacctaacctaacctaacctaacctaacctaacctaacctaacctaacctaacctaacctaacctaacctaacctaacctaacctaacctaacctaacctaacctaacctaacctaacctaacctaacctaacctaacctaacctaacctaacctaacctaacctaacctaacctaacctaacctaacctaaccagttGCGCGCCAGCCGCCGTCGAGACAACACTGTTTCCGCGCTGCTCCGCAAGAGAAAAATCGAAAAAAGTGGTTTTAGTGCTCCGATTTGCCTAAAAGTGGTGTTAAAGTGTGTGCCTCGTGACCGGTCATCAGTGTACTAGTGCAAAAAATCCCGAAACATCGCCGATTTTGAGTTATATCCGTTTTTCCGGATCATAACCTCAAAAAAGGAGAGAAATCAGGTGGTTTTCCGCATGCGCTGCTCAAATAGGATCGGTGAGGTATCACTTTTTTAGCATCATTTTATGCGCCTTTGAGAGCTCTATTAGACAACAtacttgttatatttttactcCCTATAACAGCATAGTTATagcagaaaaacaaaaaaccacGTGGTGGCTATTTTCGCCCCTGGTGACGGAAAATTTTTTCTTAGTAGTGGATCTTAAAGATCTACATAGAGTCACCCAGGAAAAGCAAAGTTCACGAAAATCGGTCTGTTGAGTTGGGTTTTACAACGGTTcaaatttttaccaaaattttgAGAGCCCATAACTCTGCAGAACGATCGGTGACGCActtacctttttattttattagatgaGCAATAAAAAGTTCTATCTAACTgcaaatttttagatttttcctGCGGTAAATATCCGAGCGCCACGTAAAAGTCCAAAACCACGTGGCCACGAGGTACGAGATCCTGCAGGATATCTTAAAACTTTTCTTTCAGGAGTGATAGtagatcaaaaataaaaaataactgcgtttttagttttttgaaaTACCACATAACCACAGAGTTATAGCAAAATTAGTAAGTTTTAGGTCTAGCTCAGAACGGGCAagacctaaaaatattttggctTAATATTCCACTAGAGTTCATCAAGACCTACCGTTAGACACCTCGGTTGGCAAAATCGGACTGGTAGTTAAGGAGATAGCCCAAAATCAGTCCTGGCGGCCATTTTGGCGGCCATATTGGAAAATTTCAAACTGATATAGCTCAAGAACTACCAACCGTATCAAATCCTAGTTTTCAGATTACATCTTGGGACACTCTAATCTATCACAAGAAACGATAAAATTAAGTGTTTTTGCCATagcaaaatttattatttcttaggCACGGGGGATACAAGTTACACCCTACAAAATTTTTTTCGAGCTCCTACGATATATAGTACGGGAGTTACAGCGTTTTTAAGTTTTGGCGGCCATTTTGGATCGCCATCTTGGAAATCTTGTTTTTGAGATATCTCTGGATCTGGTAGTCGTAGAGGGCTGCGGATTTCACTGTCTACATCGGCAGAATCCCGGCTATCTAGTTTTGGTGGTACGGAGCCGATCCGAGACCTTTGAAGTTTTAGGGTCAACTTACCTTATAGGGAGCCGGAGAGACACCGTTACAACCCAGGGAAATTTTCCGCGAGCTTCTACGACTTGAGGGGCCGGAGTTATCGGGATTCAAAGTTTTGTcggccattttgttttgttttgtttcatatagttgaaaattttcaagtgCGCATATCTCTGGAACTATCAGTCGTACGGGACTGCGGTTTCCACCACTGATATTTGCAGGCCACCGGCAATTGGAATTCCCccccccttttttttttttttttttttttttttttttttttttttttttttttttttttttttttttttctccttgGGGGGCTCTCAATCTAGACAAATATGTCCTCCTCTTCCACAGGGACGGTTAGTAGTAGGACGTCAGCGAAACCATGTTCGCCATCTAAACACACGAAGCAATTAAGGGCAATGGTGCGTCGGATGAATAAAAAGTCCCCAAAAAAGGCTCTGTCTACTAAAGCGACCATCTCCTGCTACTCCGAGAGCACGAGCCAGGCCCCAGAGCGAGCCGGCTCTATTGCAGATAGCGTCGAGAGCGGCGGCTCTACTCAATCAGACTTTGCCAGCGCGGCTGGATCACCTAGTCAGACCGCCCAAGAGTCACCATCACGCACTAGATGCAGTAGTGAGGGAGACATGCTAGCAACTTCCACACCGGACCATGGCTGTAAAACAGTGCTGTCACAGAAACTGAGGTCTGACGCACCTTTGCTTCGAATTAAAGCCCAAATAAGAGCCGCGTCTGAAGCGAACATTGAGAGGAGCTTAGTTCAGGCTGAGGAGCCTAAAGAAGCAGGCGGAGACGAGGATTCATACTTCGTCTCCGACATATCTGCCGTGGGTGGAGGCGCTCTCCATGAGATGCCTCGCCTGGCAAATACTTTACTACAAAAGACAAAGTCAAGGCTGGAGGAGAGCCGAAACATAAGTAGAGAGATACGGGAGGACGTATGCAGCGGTCTGCACGGCCTCCACGAAATGATAATGCGACTGGCCGACTCACGCAACCGCCACATAGCGGACAAGGAGAGAGCTAAAGTCAGCTATGAGAGGCGCATAAGCCAAATGGAGGCCAAGCACACCGCTGCATGGAAGGCGCATGTAGGCTCGTTAGAGGAAGCTCACAAGGAAGCAACTATGGCAATTAAAGCCACACAGAAAGAGACAGAGGCGGTCCGCTGGATTGCGCTAGAGGCAGAAGAGTTATTGAAGGAGCACGCTAAGACTTTAGAAGGCAAATCTCTGAAGGAGAATGCTCCTGCAATACCTAGCGAGCCCTTGGACGCAATCCAGTGTGACATAGCCCTGCTCAGACTGGAGGTCGGTAACCTGAGCCAAGCTATTCTAGAGAGCACCCCTCCAAAACAGACACAAAGTCCCTCTAGTGAGTTTCGGCACATAGAGCGAATAGGAAACCCACGAGAGGTAAAAACATATGCTGGAATAGTATCGCAGCCCAAGCCGGAGACTAGACAACAGTTCCCCTTGTTAGTGGAGTCTACCGACCCCCGTGACACTGGCGatgaagttattaaaaaactCAAAACCAGTGTCAATGTCATCGAATTAGGGGTCGGCATAGGCTCCATTCGCAAGAGGAAGAATCAAAAAGTCCTGGTCGCCTGCGACTCAAAACAAGAGAGGGACATTATGGAAAAAGCCATCAGGGAGGGCCCTAGAAAACTGACAGTTTCCCAGATAAAAGCCAAGAATCCACTCTTGAAATTAACCGGAGTGATCCGGGAAACTACCGACAAGAACCTGGAAGAGGCCATCCTTAATCAGAACAGGAGTCtactggtagatattgctaacCAGGAAGAGCGTGCTGTAAGGGTGGTGAGACGGACAAAAGGACGCACTACAGAAATCTGTAACGTCGTCATAGAAGTCTCACCAAGCCTCCACAGATCGCTAAGAGACCAGAAACTTAGGATAGGCTACCAGGTTATCCCAGCTTCGGACCAGTCGCCAATTGTGCAATGCTTCCGGTGCATGGGCTTTGGCCACTTCGCAAAGGAGTGTCACAGCCATCAGATCTGTGGACACTGCGCTGGAGCCCATGATTCGCGGGAATGCCTGAATAAGTCGGAAGCACCACAGTGTGCTAATTGTACGAGTAAAGAGGCTAAACACCCAGCATACAGCCCAACTTGCCCAGAGTGGCAAAGATGGGACAGGATAGCCAGAAGTTCAGTGCAATATTGCTGAAATTGGCGACTGGGACGATTCTGTAGCTGCCCAGGAAAATAATGCTCAAGGTAGCCCTAGGGCAATCTTAAAAACCAGGTTCATCCAAGCTAACCTAGGGAGAGGCTATGCAGCCCAAAAAGAGTGCCTTCAAGTTGCAAAAGAAAGAAAGGTCGGTATAATCCTCGTACAGGAACCTTACGTAGGCGCGGAAGCGCAGGTAAGGGCCAGTGCAAGGATAGTGCAGAAGCAAaccaataacaaagaaaaaccAGTAAAATCCGCAATTTTCATTGTTGATCGTAATCTGGAAATCATAATAAATCAGGACTTAATAACCGAGTATATTGTTGCGTGCAAAATTAGGATAGGGAACAGCTGGGTTGGGGTAATATCAGCATACCTGGAAGGGACAAGAGATATGGAAGAAGATCTGAAGACTTTGAAGAAGTTTGCCCAAGCCCTAGAGGTGACTAACATCATAATCGGAGGAGACCTAAATGCGAAGAGTCCATGGTGGGGCTGCGAGGTGGAAGACAGCAGGGGATCTGCCGTGACCGACCTACTCGGCGAGTTGGACCTATCCGTTGTCAATGAAGGCAACGAACCAACGTTTGTAGCGATCAGGCGCAACCAGGAGTGCACAAGTATCGTGGACGTCACACTGGTTTCTAACAACATCTCCCACAAAATCACAGGATGGCACGTGGCAAAGGACATAGCGACGTTAACAGAACACAGGAGCATTCGATTTGACTACGCACATGAAAGAGACAACAGAGCAGAAACCAACCGAACCTCGACCAGAAAATACAATACCTCGAAGGCAGACTGGTCAGCATTCGAAAACTACCTCTTGAAATGCCTGGAATCACAGGGGTTAGTAGAAGAAACCATAGCAGGAACAAAGGACACCTTAACTCTGGAGAAAATTGTTGGAGAATACACGCAATGCGTTTCTGAGGCTAGCGAGCATGCAATCCCTAAAATCTCCACAAAGGTGCCACTAGGAAAAACGGAATGGTGGACAGAGGAGCTAAGGCAAAAGAAGAGGGATATGCTAGCAAAAAGAAGTCGTATCCGCAAGGCAAATCCCAGAAGGAGAGAGTTCGTAGTAGGAGAATATCGGGAGGCATACGACTCATACAAGTCTCTACTCCTAAACACTATAACCACCAGCTGGAAGAAATTCTGCGAGCGCCAGGACAGGGAGTCAATGTGGGACGGTGTGTACAGGATCATCAGGAGGGCAACGCCGCAACACGAAGACAGACTCCTGAAAGAAACCACGGAGGGCCCAACACTGACACCCAAGGAATCTGCTGAATTACTGGCTCGTACCTTCTACCCGGAAGACGACCCGAACACGGATACGGCAGAACAAAGAAGACTCAGACACAAAGTAGAGGAGGAGATAACCGCACTCCCAGAGACTGTTCAGCTGCCGTTCACGTATCAAGAGATCGACTCTATCCTAGAGGGAATGAGCCCAAAAAAAGCACCCGGTGCCGATGGTCTTACATCGGATATATGCTATAGGGCTTATAAAACTAACCCTCAAACTTTGAGGTGCATTTACAACAAATGCCTAGAGTTGGCTTACTTCCCGCAGATCTGGAAAATTGCAATCATCAAGATCTTGCCAAAGCCTCAAAAACCTGACTACTCCGCCCCTAAGGCATATAGACCGATTGGCCTTCTCTCAATACTTGGAAAAACCCTGGAAAAGCTGTTCGCTAATAGAATTCTCTGGTACCTGGGGAACCAAAACGCCATTAACCCTAAGCAGTATGGTTTCATGCCCCAAAAATCCACAGAAGACGCACTCTTTGAGGCAGTGACCAGAATAGAGAAAGCAATGAAAGGGAAAAAAATAGCTGTGGCGGTTTCTCTGGATATAGAAGGGGCGTTTGATAATGCGTGGTGGCCGGCAGTCAAGAGCCAACTTCTTGCCAAAAAACTGGATCCCTCCCTTACTCGCTTGGTGTCCAGCTACCTTTCTGAGCGAAAAATCGAAATTAGGTATTCCGGAGAACGGGCAGCTAGAAGTACGACGAAAGGCTGCATCCAAGGCTCGACATGCGGACCCCTATTATGGAATTTATTGCTCGACAGTCTGTTAGAAAAGACCTCTGAcatgaaagtttatttacaagcgTTCGCAGACGACATACTCCTGATAGGTGTTGGCCACGATGGCAAGGACATAGAAGACGACATCAACAGCGCGTTAATAACAATCCTCGCCTGGGGcaaagaaaacaaattaaacttCGCGCCCCAGAAGACGCAGGCGATTCTCTTCACCAAAAAGCTAAAGTTTGTGAACCCACGAATAACTATGGGTAATACTGCCATACATCTGCAGGAACACTTAAAAATCCTAGGCCTCACTCTGGATAAAAACCTGAACTACTTAAGGCATATGGACGAGACAACCAGCAAAGTGATAAACCTCTACAAGGCAGTCGCAAAAACGGCAAGAGCCCACTGGGGCCTAAACCCCGACATAGTTCACATCATATATACTTCAGTTGTGGAACCAACTATCCTATATGCCGCAAACGTTTGGGCAGCGAAATCACAGACTGCACAAATCAAGACACGACTGGAACGATTAAATAGGATGTTTGGGATACTAACATGCAAAGGTCACAAAACTATTTCAGGGATCTCCGCAAAGCTACTGGGTGGCCTGTTACCCCTAGACCTGAGAGCCTTAGAAAAGAGAAAACTTTATGAAGCAAAGCGATTCAAACAGCTTGATCAGATACCCGGAAGGACAATGGAGATTAAAGCAAGTCCCTTCTCTTTACCTCATCCAGCACTGAGAACCACGATACCCTTTGACTGTGTGGAGAACCAGGAACAGGTGGAGGAGGTTAGCAATAACGACCCATGCATATTCACAGACGGCAGCAAAATCGAGGGCAAAGTCGGCGCAGCAATCTCAGTATGGGTTGAGGGGGAAGAAGTTCACCATAAGCTGTACCCTCTTGAAGACTACTGCTCGGTTTATCAGGCGGAACTGGTCGCAGTGCGGGGAGCGCTCGTAACTATTGCTTCCAAAAAGTACCTGCAGAAGTCCCACATCTTCTGCGACTCTCGGGCAGCTCTACAGAGCCTGTCAAACCCACAAAATTTAAATCCAATAGCTGCAGAAACCAGGAACATCCTGTCGGACCTACAAACATCAGGCAAGCAAGTTCAGTTTCATTGGATCCGAGCCCATGTGGGCACAACAGGAAACGAGCGCGCTGATGAACTTGCTAAAACTGCTGCAACAAAATCCAAAACAAGGAAAGTTTACGACAGATTCCCTGTGTCTCTCGCCAAGCACCTCATCAGGGCAGACACAACAAGTACATGGCAAAAATTATATGCCTCCGAAACCACTGGCGCCACCACCAGAACCTTCTTCCCAAATGTGAAGCAAGCGTACAAAACCCTGAACACTATCAAGATGGACAACCTAAAA contains:
- the LOC112057620 gene encoding uncharacterized protein LOC112057620, with amino-acid sequence MVRRMNKKSPKKALSTKATISCYSESTSQAPERAGSIADSVESGGSTQSDFASAAGSPSQTAQESPSRTRCSSEGDMLATSTPDHGCKTVLSQKLRSDAPLLRIKAQIRAASEANIERSLVQAEEPKEAGGDEDSYFVSDISAVGGGALHEMPRLANTLLQKTKSRLEESRNISREIREDVCSGLHGLHEMIMRLADSRNRHIADKERAKVSYERRISQMEAKHTAAWKAHVGSLEEAHKEATMAIKATQKETEAVRWIALEAEELLKEHAKTLEGKSLKENAPAIPSEPLDAIQCDIALLRLEVGNLSQAILESTPPKQTQSPSSEFRHIERIGNPREVKTYAGIVSQPKPETRQQFPLLVESTDPRDTGDEVIKKLKTSVNVIELGVGIGSIRKRKNQKVLVACDSKQERDIMEKAIREGPRKLTVSQIKAKNPLLKLTGVIRETTDKNLEEAILNQNRSLLVDIANQEERAVRVVRRTKGRTTEICNVVIEVSPSLHRSLRDQKLRIGYQVIPASDQSPIVQCFRCMGFGHFAKECHSHQICGHCAGAHDSRECLNKSEAPQCANCTSKEAKHPAYSPTCPEWQRWDRIARSSVQYC